The stretch of DNA CAGGTACCGTTCTCCGTTGATGACAACAACGTTGCCCCGCACCTCTCCTTCTATTTTCACGTTGCCATTTTTGACAATAAGATCGCCTTCCACCACTTTTCCTTCAGGCACAATAACCGTATTGTCCTGAATCTGAATGTTTTCCTGCTTTGATACCGTTAATTGTTCTTCATCATTCCATATTGAAACAAGACTTCCTGCCATCAAAATGATAAACAGCGCTGCTGCTGTCATAAGCGGATGATTTTTAAACCATCTTCTGTAGCTGACCGATCGTTTTTCTTTCGGCAAGCGGCCCATCACATTCTCGGTAAATCCGGATGGGGCGCCAGCTTTGCCGATGCTCTGCACTAAAGCGATTGTCTTTTTGATGTCATGGAAATACTGCTGGCAGTCTTTACAAGACTGGAGATGCCCCTTCAGGCGCTGCTCTTCCTCATATGTCAATTCTTCTTCGTCAGCATATTTATCGATTAACGCGACCGCTTCAGGAGAACATTTCAATTCCCTCACCTCATCTCTTATACATTGCTCATCTTTTTCCGCAATGCCTCTCTTCCCCTGTGTATCCGTGTTTTGACTGTCCCTACAGGAAGATCGAGAATGTCACTGATTTCTTTCAGTGATAACTCTTCAATATATTTCAGCACAATGACGGTTCGGTATTTTTCCGGCAGGGCAAGAATTTGCTGGTGGACCCAATCCTGCGTTTCCAGCGCTTCAGCTTCTTCTTCGGGAAGCTTGCCGTCTACAGCAATCTGGGAATACATCGTCAACCCGTCCGTACCGCCGATTTCCGCATCAAGATAGAAATCCGGTTTCTTTTTTCGAATCCGGTCTATTGAAAGGTTCGTTGCAATCCGGAACAGCCACGTCGAAAACTTTTTATCAGCATTATACCTGTGAATGTTCACATATGCACGGATAAAGGCCTCCTGGGCGATATCCTCCGCCTCGTGACGGTTCCCCAGCATACGGTAGCAAATCTGGAACACTCTGTCCTTATATAGTTCTACGACTTCG from Bacillus marinisedimentorum encodes:
- a CDS encoding zf-HC2 domain-containing protein produces the protein MRELKCSPEAVALIDKYADEEELTYEEEQRLKGHLQSCKDCQQYFHDIKKTIALVQSIGKAGAPSGFTENVMGRLPKEKRSVSYRRWFKNHPLMTAAALFIILMAGSLVSIWNDEEQLTVSKQENIQIQDNTVIVPEGKVVEGDLIVKNGNVKIEGEVRGNVVVINGERYLASAGNVTGEMEEVNQVFDWVWYHIKQFFKDAVGIFDSK
- the sigW gene encoding RNA polymerase sigma factor SigW gives rise to the protein METIIKKRIQQVLKGDQNAYAEVVELYKDRVFQICYRMLGNRHEAEDIAQEAFIRAYVNIHRYNADKKFSTWLFRIATNLSIDRIRKKKPDFYLDAEIGGTDGLTMYSQIAVDGKLPEEEAEALETQDWVHQQILALPEKYRTVIVLKYIEELSLKEISDILDLPVGTVKTRIHRGREALRKKMSNV